The following proteins come from a genomic window of Pseudomonas sp. J452:
- a CDS encoding cytochrome P450, whose amino-acid sequence MESNSANIVDVRQRAQDMRHAIGSTLKATKSISHIPGERGWPMIGSSIEFLNSPRNYFLRLDKRYGPVHRGNVIFENFISFHGAEAAEIIFKDTGKNFSSKLGWSNIAGRYLFNGLMLRDFDEHRLHRKIMNEAFKKEAMLGYAELMNPIIQNWINAFQDNQIVRFYDVIKQLTLDVALVAFVGVELNHESQKLNDAFIDMTKATVALVRFPFYKNATWKGDKAHRYLSAYIKSLIPAKRRAEGKDMLSIFSRARTEEGEYFSDQQIVDHMMFLLVAAHDTSTSAIVNMGYYLSREPLWQDKIRQQAQSIGADVCEYDQLDRHELIDYSLKESLRLFPPVRMIPRRTVRECEIMGHRVPANTQIWVSPEFNHRMPEYWSNPDSFDPMRFSPERAEDKQHKYLYIPYGHGVHICLGQHFSVMQAKLIGHQLYQKFATQLFDGYEAKHRILPFSKPMEGLPIILKRVCN is encoded by the coding sequence ATGGAAAGCAATAGTGCAAACATCGTGGATGTCAGGCAGCGGGCACAGGATATGCGCCACGCTATCGGCTCTACGCTGAAAGCAACGAAGAGTATCAGCCATATCCCCGGAGAGCGTGGCTGGCCGATGATTGGCAGCTCGATCGAGTTTCTCAATTCGCCGCGCAATTATTTTTTGCGTTTGGACAAGCGTTATGGTCCTGTGCACCGGGGTAATGTGATTTTCGAGAACTTCATCAGTTTCCATGGAGCTGAAGCCGCCGAGATCATCTTTAAGGACACGGGGAAGAATTTCTCTAGCAAGCTGGGTTGGTCCAATATCGCTGGTCGCTATTTATTCAACGGCTTAATGCTGAGGGACTTCGACGAGCATCGACTACATCGCAAGATTATGAATGAGGCCTTTAAAAAGGAGGCCATGCTCGGTTACGCGGAGTTAATGAATCCAATCATTCAGAATTGGATCAATGCCTTTCAGGACAATCAGATCGTTCGCTTCTACGATGTCATCAAGCAGCTTACCTTGGATGTCGCGCTCGTCGCTTTTGTTGGGGTTGAGTTGAACCATGAATCCCAAAAACTGAACGATGCCTTTATCGACATGACCAAGGCAACGGTCGCTTTAGTGCGTTTCCCCTTCTATAAGAACGCCACCTGGAAAGGGGATAAGGCACACCGATATCTCTCTGCGTATATCAAATCCCTTATTCCGGCGAAGCGTCGTGCTGAAGGCAAGGATATGCTCAGTATATTCTCGCGGGCGAGAACCGAGGAGGGGGAGTATTTCAGCGACCAGCAGATCGTCGATCATATGATGTTTCTTTTGGTGGCGGCCCACGATACCTCTACTTCGGCGATAGTCAACATGGGGTACTATCTCTCGCGAGAGCCATTATGGCAGGACAAAATTCGTCAGCAGGCACAGAGTATCGGTGCCGATGTTTGTGAATACGACCAGCTGGATCGACATGAACTCATCGATTATTCCTTGAAGGAGTCACTGCGTTTGTTCCCTCCCGTGCGCATGATTCCACGGCGGACGGTGCGAGAATGCGAAATCATGGGTCATAGGGTCCCGGCCAATACCCAAATCTGGGTGAGTCCGGAATTCAATCATCGCATGCCGGAATACTGGAGCAATCCCGATTCCTTCGATCCTATGCGTTTCTCGCCCGAGCGGGCCGAGGATAAGCAACACAAATATCTTTATATTCCTTATGGGCATGGCGTGCACATCTGTCTCGGCCAACATTTCTCGGTAATGCAGGCCAAACTGATCGGCCATCAGCTTTATCAGAAGTTCGCCACGCAGTTATTCGATGGCTATGAGGCGAAGCATCGCATATTGCCCTTCTCGAAGCCCATGGAAGGACTTCCGATCATTCTGAAGCGTGTCTGTAATTAA
- a CDS encoding WS/DGAT domain-containing protein — protein MGQHVARLFRLGPESISAIDNAWLRMGNPGMVINTLFHFDEVVEPQRLIDHLYRKMTSIERFRCVPRQRTWQEQSVIKTSRHFTVHAQEVRSQQAFDQLMGSLVSQPLDESQPLWQFHVLKDVDGCSVLLMRTHHGYADGAALVGVLQVLNDEPLPATLALSGAGSKHARLSELKWLKYMFDLLKILTLLPDSRTLYKGRATPDKQTVVSDSVPLARLKAVGKHFDCTINDVASACISGGLRRYMQQHGGNPDKSTLRVTVPANLRTRTEQDRIGNVFGHYFLNLPIDEASPVKRLRSTKQRMQALKDRLHPLVVYDFLGVLGWLPRAVQQTMLAISANSTTAVMSNVVGPAQQLRYAGYGVAELSFLVPHGEMGMGISTISYHQQVKFGVAINKDKIARPRELVDLILQELMALEEQIVN, from the coding sequence ATGGGGCAGCACGTGGCGCGATTGTTCCGCTTGGGCCCTGAGAGCATTTCAGCGATCGATAATGCCTGGCTGCGTATGGGCAATCCAGGCATGGTCATCAATACCTTGTTCCATTTTGACGAGGTCGTTGAGCCGCAGCGGCTCATCGATCATCTTTATCGAAAAATGACATCGATCGAGCGTTTTCGCTGTGTTCCGCGACAGCGGACATGGCAGGAGCAGTCCGTCATCAAGACGTCACGGCACTTCACGGTGCATGCCCAAGAGGTGCGCTCACAGCAGGCTTTCGATCAGTTGATGGGCAGCCTGGTGAGCCAGCCGTTGGACGAGAGTCAGCCCCTTTGGCAGTTTCATGTGCTCAAGGATGTCGACGGCTGCTCGGTTCTGTTGATGAGAACGCATCATGGCTATGCCGATGGCGCCGCCCTGGTGGGCGTATTGCAGGTACTGAACGATGAGCCCTTGCCGGCAACCCTGGCCCTGTCCGGCGCCGGGTCGAAGCACGCGCGATTAAGCGAGCTGAAATGGCTCAAGTACATGTTCGACCTATTGAAAATACTCACGCTCCTGCCCGATAGCCGTACCTTGTACAAGGGGCGGGCAACGCCTGACAAGCAGACGGTTGTGTCCGACAGCGTCCCCTTGGCGCGTCTGAAAGCGGTCGGCAAGCACTTCGACTGCACCATCAATGATGTGGCCAGCGCCTGCATCAGCGGGGGGCTGCGACGCTACATGCAGCAGCACGGCGGCAATCCCGACAAGTCGACCCTCAGGGTCACGGTGCCCGCTAATCTGCGTACCCGCACGGAGCAGGACCGGATCGGCAATGTCTTTGGACATTACTTCCTGAACCTGCCGATCGACGAGGCGTCGCCCGTCAAACGGCTGCGCAGCACCAAGCAGCGCATGCAGGCCCTAAAGGACCGCCTGCATCCCCTAGTCGTCTATGACTTTCTGGGGGTGCTGGGTTGGTTGCCGCGGGCGGTGCAGCAAACCATGCTCGCGATATCAGCCAACAGCACCACCGCGGTGATGAGCAATGTCGTCGGGCCCGCCCAACAGTTGCGCTATGCCGGCTATGGCGTGGCGGAACTGTCCTTCCTGGTGCCGCACGGCGAGATGGGCATGGGGATCAGCACCATCTCCTATCACCAGCAGGTGAAGTTCGGCGTGGCGATCAACAAGGACAAAATCGCAAGGCCCAGGGAGCTGGTGGACCTCATCCTGCAGGAGCTCATGGCCCTCGAGGAACAAATCGTTAACTAG
- a CDS encoding GlxA family transcriptional regulator, with the protein MDDIVVANIALVAYPRCTASVISGVLDIFSTANHCVVDLYGDSAVFNFNIQIVSEDGRPLVASNNQPIFPDASFNNAGRLDYIIIPEIFQTIDKGQLDADAFASCAQWVRKQHDQGCRLASLSTGTFILAETGLLNGMTATTHSRMFPCLQDRYPAINVVNTELNMSDNFIISAGESLSYIDLSFYIIEKLGNSDIAFECEQRMALSRRYENGREASKSSTHGVKAFADNHSDFKVKQIQDWLARHHRTKFNLEKVAELFGMGPRNFKRRFKLATGVTPIAYVQELRIESAKNWLKMTNFPVTKITEKIGYDDFSSFSRLFKRSTGVTMLDYRKTTSSTACGSASASGW; encoded by the coding sequence ATGGACGATATTGTCGTGGCAAACATTGCATTGGTTGCTTATCCTCGATGCACGGCGTCGGTGATAAGTGGAGTGCTGGATATTTTTTCAACAGCAAATCATTGCGTTGTCGATCTCTACGGAGATAGCGCAGTGTTCAATTTCAATATACAAATCGTTAGCGAGGATGGCCGGCCGTTGGTGGCCTCCAATAATCAGCCCATTTTTCCAGATGCGTCTTTCAATAACGCTGGTCGATTGGACTACATTATCATTCCAGAAATTTTCCAGACCATCGACAAAGGTCAATTGGATGCGGACGCGTTCGCAAGTTGTGCGCAGTGGGTTCGCAAGCAGCACGATCAGGGATGTCGTTTGGCAAGCCTCAGTACGGGTACTTTTATTCTTGCCGAGACGGGGCTTCTCAATGGAATGACGGCCACCACTCACTCGCGAATGTTTCCTTGTCTTCAGGATAGATACCCTGCGATCAACGTCGTCAATACCGAACTGAACATGTCGGACAACTTCATCATTAGTGCGGGTGAGTCGCTGTCTTACATAGATCTTTCGTTTTACATTATCGAAAAATTGGGCAATTCCGATATCGCCTTCGAGTGCGAGCAGCGCATGGCGTTGAGTCGGCGATACGAGAATGGTCGTGAAGCGAGCAAGAGTTCAACGCATGGCGTGAAGGCATTTGCCGATAATCACAGCGATTTTAAGGTAAAACAGATACAGGATTGGCTAGCTAGGCATCACCGCACCAAGTTCAATTTAGAGAAAGTGGCGGAACTTTTCGGCATGGGGCCACGGAATTTCAAGCGTCGCTTCAAACTGGCCACGGGAGTAACTCCCATTGCTTATGTGCAAGAACTACGCATTGAATCGGCAAAAAACTGGTTGAAGATGACTAATTTTCCAGTCACTAAAATAACTGAAAAAATCGGTTATGACGACTTCAGTTCCTTTAGTCGTCTATTCAAACGCAGCACGGGGGTGACCATGTTGGATTATCGAAAGACGACAAGTTCCACCGCCTGCGGCTCGGCGTCAGCGTCTGGATGGTGA
- a CDS encoding alpha/beta fold hydrolase — translation METSPVAQAFIDAPIHFASTDAGKIAFRRVGDGPHLIFLHGWPLSGLTYRKLVPHLQSHFTCWVLDSLGCGESRWESRADFSFTNQAATLVQAIRQLDLPNFSIVAHDTGGSIARLMAGDLTPHLQHLILMNTEIPGHRPPWIPLYRWLMHVPGVETSLNILLKSKWYRRSSMGFNGCFYDKCLIDGSFYQHMIRPLLNDHRKLNGQRRYLTGLDWKQIDDLAGAHGAIDAKVHLIWGSDDPTFPEPLARDMAHQFKRRGGFYSLDKAKLLVHEERPEKVADLIKHCLMKA, via the coding sequence ATGGAAACATCTCCAGTCGCACAGGCCTTCATAGATGCCCCGATTCATTTTGCCTCTACAGACGCCGGCAAAATCGCTTTTCGTCGCGTAGGTGACGGACCCCACCTGATATTTCTGCATGGTTGGCCTTTGAGCGGTCTGACCTATAGGAAACTGGTACCGCACTTACAAAGCCACTTCACTTGCTGGGTGCTGGATTCGCTGGGTTGTGGCGAATCGCGCTGGGAAAGTCGTGCCGACTTTTCCTTCACCAATCAGGCCGCGACGCTTGTGCAGGCGATCAGGCAGCTCGACCTACCGAACTTTTCAATCGTTGCACACGATACAGGGGGAAGCATCGCTCGCCTGATGGCGGGCGATCTCACCCCACACTTGCAACATCTCATCCTGATGAACACGGAGATCCCTGGTCATCGCCCACCGTGGATTCCCTTGTATCGGTGGCTGATGCATGTGCCCGGTGTGGAAACTAGTTTGAACATTCTCCTAAAAAGCAAATGGTATCGAAGATCGTCCATGGGCTTCAATGGATGCTTCTACGATAAGTGCTTAATTGATGGAAGCTTCTATCAGCACATGATCCGCCCCTTGCTTAATGACCACCGTAAATTGAATGGTCAGCGTCGATATTTGACCGGCCTAGACTGGAAGCAGATCGATGATCTTGCCGGTGCGCACGGCGCCATCGACGCTAAGGTCCATTTAATCTGGGGTTCCGATGATCCGACTTTCCCAGAGCCCTTGGCGCGCGACATGGCTCATCAATTCAAGAGGAGGGGCGGCTTTTATTCATTGGATAAGGCGAAACTGCTGGTGCATGAAGAAAGGCCGGAGAAGGTGGCAGACCTAATAAAGCACTGCCTTATGAAGGCCTAA
- a CDS encoding acyl carrier protein, with protein sequence MNSTLSLDRVEEVAQWIIRWISAETDIDEGKIDIERSFADYGFDSVEAAMLAGELSERMDNVVLEPSLFWDVKNIKELAEIVVRLQAAA encoded by the coding sequence ATGAATAGCACGCTGAGCCTTGATCGCGTCGAAGAGGTTGCGCAATGGATCATCCGCTGGATCAGCGCGGAAACCGATATCGACGAAGGAAAAATCGATATCGAAAGGTCCTTCGCCGATTATGGGTTCGACTCCGTCGAAGCCGCTATGCTGGCGGGCGAACTGAGTGAACGTATGGATAATGTTGTCTTAGAGCCGTCGCTGTTCTGGGATGTCAAGAACATCAAGGAACTCGCCGAAATCGTCGTCAGGCTGCAAGCCGCCGCCTGA
- a CDS encoding fatty acyl-AMP ligase, protein MTFNLETPSKYHCPEIVEAATFMDMIDQRVQLQGEETALAFIGSAARDNRSISYARLKQQAISIATQLQQQHLAGNVLLLYPPSLEFIEAFFGCVYAGVTAVPVFPPLAQREKDKVHKILLNSAAKAVLTTSALLPMIQAWLQQLGLAQQIVCIASDRADAPLDAWRRPDLAADDVAFLQYTSGSTGDPKGVMVTHRNLLHNMEVIQDAFKTRHGSLLVCGWLPMYHDMGLIGNVFQPLYIGRPCVLMSPLTFLQNPFAWLKAISDYQATTSGAPNFAYELCVRKITEEQKKQLDLSSWKVAYNGAEPIRYSTLVKFAEAFKSCGFDIHSFSPCYGLAEGTLMVTGVTKFEELICINVDADELANARVVLVDEAFVGRRQELVSSGVVTEHQDIRIVDGDSLQTLGEEVVGEIWVKGDSVAKGYWQAEEATRMDFQAYTQGAGPFLRTGDLGFVHAGNLYVVGRKKDVIILNGANHYPQDLELSAETANARLRRGCTAAFSFDDGRMEKVVLVAEVDDMSLTDEQAGAIFDQLLSTLSRQHSVRLNGLILVRKGGMPKTSSGKIQRRRCKQLWLDGALEVVNSRFDDGMAAFLNRSPTGGTEKS, encoded by the coding sequence ATGACGTTCAATTTAGAGACACCGTCTAAATATCACTGTCCTGAAATCGTTGAAGCTGCAACGTTCATGGACATGATCGATCAGCGCGTCCAGCTGCAGGGAGAGGAAACCGCGCTGGCCTTCATTGGTTCGGCGGCCAGGGATAATCGCTCGATCAGCTATGCCAGGCTGAAGCAGCAGGCGATAAGCATCGCTACGCAATTGCAGCAGCAACACCTAGCGGGCAATGTACTATTGCTGTATCCACCGAGCCTGGAGTTCATTGAGGCGTTTTTCGGCTGTGTCTACGCCGGTGTTACCGCCGTGCCTGTGTTCCCGCCTCTGGCGCAAAGGGAAAAGGACAAGGTTCACAAGATATTGCTGAATTCCGCGGCCAAGGCGGTACTGACCACCTCCGCGCTCTTGCCCATGATCCAGGCCTGGTTGCAGCAGCTGGGACTGGCCCAGCAGATCGTTTGCATCGCCTCCGACCGAGCGGACGCGCCGCTGGATGCTTGGAGAAGACCGGACTTGGCCGCGGACGATGTGGCTTTTTTGCAGTATACGTCGGGATCGACGGGCGACCCGAAGGGTGTCATGGTCACCCATCGCAACTTGTTGCATAACATGGAGGTGATCCAGGACGCGTTCAAGACGCGTCATGGTTCCCTGCTGGTCTGTGGCTGGCTGCCGATGTATCACGACATGGGACTGATCGGCAATGTGTTCCAGCCTTTGTACATTGGCCGTCCCTGCGTCCTGATGTCGCCCTTGACCTTTCTGCAGAACCCCTTCGCCTGGCTGAAGGCGATTTCGGATTATCAGGCGACCACCTCCGGGGCCCCCAACTTCGCCTACGAACTCTGTGTGCGCAAGATCACCGAGGAGCAGAAGAAGCAGCTGGATCTCTCGTCGTGGAAAGTTGCCTACAATGGCGCAGAACCGATCCGTTACTCGACACTGGTCAAATTCGCCGAGGCCTTCAAATCCTGTGGGTTCGATATCCATAGCTTCTCTCCCTGCTATGGACTGGCGGAGGGCACCTTGATGGTGACTGGCGTAACCAAGTTCGAGGAGCTCATCTGCATTAATGTCGATGCCGACGAGTTGGCTAACGCACGGGTGGTGCTGGTCGATGAGGCGTTTGTGGGCAGGCGACAGGAGCTGGTCAGTTCCGGGGTGGTCACCGAGCATCAGGATATCCGCATCGTCGATGGCGATTCCCTGCAAACTCTGGGCGAGGAGGTCGTCGGCGAGATCTGGGTCAAGGGGGATAGCGTGGCCAAGGGCTACTGGCAGGCCGAGGAGGCCACCCGAATGGATTTTCAGGCCTATACGCAAGGGGCGGGGCCGTTCCTGCGCACCGGCGATTTGGGCTTCGTCCACGCGGGGAATCTCTATGTCGTCGGCCGCAAGAAGGACGTGATCATCCTCAATGGAGCCAATCATTACCCGCAGGATCTGGAGCTATCCGCCGAAACCGCTAACGCCCGCCTCAGACGCGGTTGCACGGCGGCCTTCTCGTTCGATGACGGCCGAATGGAAAAGGTCGTTCTGGTGGCGGAAGTGGATGACATGAGCCTCACCGACGAGCAGGCCGGCGCTATTTTCGATCAACTGCTGTCCACTCTTTCGCGCCAGCACAGTGTGAGATTGAATGGGTTGATCCTAGTGCGCAAGGGCGGCATGCCCAAGACCTCCAGTGGCAAGATCCAGCGCCGTCGCTGCAAGCAATTGTGGCTGGATGGGGCGCTCGAAGTCGTCAACTCGCGCTTTGACGATGGCATGGCCGCATTTTTAAATCGCTCACCGACAGGAGGTACCGAGAAGTCATGA
- a CDS encoding alpha/beta fold hydrolase, which produces MKKLLITGSTGYIGSHYVFDRLMNSDAVIYCIARATHNASAEERVQRALQRACVDAGGEVSDENFCRALEQRVRVVKGDVTQQQLGLEASFVDEVVIDEIWHFAAMLRFTDKLRKHIIKTTQEGTRQIIALAERWPGCELNYISTAYVAGKRSGFIVEGPTDTAFETNNAYEDAKRASEAMVRQAGDEQGLAYRIFRPSMVVANSKTARGNTDTGFYGLLTICGRMKNEIESKIPGYLTKFPVKLLIGNPDAKLNLVYIDDVVDQINRIQAAPTSLNKTFHIVNDSQIPVKDLVCQLGETVGICIETVSDEMQLEPLDHLVRKQVGGFEHYFNTEYQFDRSESSQFFQPARAWYAIDKERLAVLAETYYDEFSRNDARGALHESVVNKMEKVSIAADNGDLTYYRGGHGTESLLVINAYGQSLHFWNDVLGDLLANYRVLVWEIRGTSVSDGGMSSFYTTEDHIRDACAIIEAERLSHCHTIGWCTGPKLSIQLADRYPQVIRSLTFITPAFKGVSGFSGDTRYERNMEPLCKLVDRKPEAAGSLIKSMNAYFADRSDESERFGVSETGAHESIKNVLGMVDRNLRPLLMAPFVSETSILNYSRQLLQFWKHDVIDYVPKIHQPVMLLTGSHDEIASPVLGIEVTRQFRNAIGFQIEGGSHYIHKEQHQIVTSLIRKFLSDGVDMINTDPRVDTTIQSAA; this is translated from the coding sequence ATGAAGAAGCTGTTGATTACCGGAAGCACTGGTTACATTGGAAGTCACTATGTCTTTGACAGGCTAATGAATAGTGATGCCGTGATCTATTGCATCGCTCGGGCGACACACAACGCCTCGGCAGAGGAGCGCGTGCAACGGGCGCTGCAAAGGGCCTGTGTCGATGCGGGCGGCGAGGTGAGCGACGAAAATTTTTGCCGCGCGCTCGAACAACGAGTACGCGTGGTCAAGGGCGATGTGACACAGCAGCAGCTGGGCCTGGAGGCGTCGTTCGTCGATGAGGTCGTCATCGACGAGATCTGGCATTTCGCAGCCATGCTGCGCTTCACCGACAAGCTGCGCAAGCACATCATCAAGACCACCCAGGAGGGAACACGGCAGATCATCGCGCTGGCCGAGCGTTGGCCGGGCTGCGAGCTGAATTACATCAGCACCGCCTACGTGGCGGGCAAACGCAGCGGCTTCATCGTGGAAGGTCCGACGGATACTGCTTTCGAAACCAACAACGCCTACGAGGATGCCAAGCGCGCCAGCGAGGCGATGGTGCGACAGGCGGGAGACGAACAGGGCTTGGCCTACCGGATCTTTCGCCCGTCGATGGTGGTGGCTAACTCCAAAACGGCCCGTGGCAACACGGACACTGGCTTCTATGGTCTGCTCACCATCTGCGGGCGTATGAAGAACGAGATCGAAAGCAAGATCCCCGGCTATTTGACCAAGTTTCCGGTGAAACTGCTGATCGGCAATCCCGATGCCAAGCTTAACCTGGTGTACATCGACGACGTGGTGGATCAGATCAACCGCATCCAGGCCGCGCCGACGTCCTTGAACAAGACCTTCCATATTGTGAACGACAGCCAGATACCGGTGAAGGATCTGGTGTGTCAGCTAGGGGAAACCGTTGGCATTTGCATCGAAACGGTGAGCGACGAAATGCAGCTTGAACCGCTCGATCATCTGGTGCGCAAACAAGTTGGCGGCTTCGAGCATTATTTCAATACGGAATACCAATTCGACCGGTCTGAATCCAGCCAATTCTTCCAACCGGCCAGGGCGTGGTATGCGATAGATAAAGAGCGGCTGGCGGTTTTGGCGGAGACTTACTATGACGAGTTTTCCAGGAACGACGCCCGCGGCGCCCTGCATGAAAGCGTGGTCAACAAAATGGAAAAGGTATCTATTGCCGCAGATAATGGAGATCTTACCTATTATCGAGGAGGCCATGGCACAGAAAGCCTTCTAGTGATCAATGCCTATGGCCAAAGCCTGCACTTCTGGAACGACGTGCTGGGCGATCTGCTGGCGAATTATCGTGTGCTGGTGTGGGAGATTCGTGGCACCTCGGTGAGCGATGGCGGTATGAGCAGCTTCTATACCACCGAGGACCACATCCGGGACGCCTGCGCGATCATCGAAGCCGAGCGCTTATCCCATTGCCATACCATCGGCTGGTGCACGGGGCCGAAGCTGTCAATTCAGCTGGCTGATCGCTATCCCCAGGTTATACGTTCACTGACCTTCATTACCCCGGCGTTCAAGGGCGTTTCCGGCTTTAGTGGCGATACCCGCTACGAGCGCAACATGGAACCTCTGTGCAAGCTGGTCGACCGTAAACCAGAAGCCGCCGGCTCCCTGATCAAATCGATGAATGCCTATTTCGCCGATCGCAGTGATGAGTCCGAGCGTTTCGGTGTGTCGGAAACGGGCGCCCATGAGAGCATCAAGAACGTGCTGGGCATGGTTGATCGCAACCTGCGGCCATTGCTGATGGCGCCATTCGTATCGGAAACCAGCATCCTAAACTACAGCCGTCAGCTGCTGCAGTTCTGGAAGCATGATGTCATTGATTATGTACCCAAGATTCATCAACCGGTGATGCTACTAACTGGCAGCCATGACGAAATTGCCTCGCCGGTACTGGGTATCGAAGTGACTCGGCAATTCAGGAACGCCATTGGCTTTCAGATCGAAGGCGGTAGTCACTACATCCACAAGGAACAGCATCAGATCGTGACTTCCCTGATTCGGAAGTTTCTGAGCGATGGGGTGGACATGATTAATACTGATCCGCGCGTCGACACGACGATCCAGTCGGCGGCATAA
- a CDS encoding GNAT family N-acetyltransferase yields MQILLAKTDEQLLATYEVMSVLRDKHTPESYLAFLKAEAMPSGLQIAYLINDGVIQCVVGFRIAASLAWGKFIYIDDLVTRTDTRSHGYGKMMLEWVEGIGKEQGCSELHLDSGVQRHGAHRFYLRERMDIVFYHFKKMLG; encoded by the coding sequence ATGCAAATTCTACTGGCCAAGACCGACGAACAGCTGTTGGCGACCTATGAGGTCATGTCGGTCTTGCGCGACAAACATACGCCGGAATCCTATCTGGCATTCTTGAAAGCCGAGGCGATGCCGTCGGGGCTGCAAATCGCCTATCTGATTAACGACGGCGTTATTCAGTGCGTGGTGGGCTTTCGCATCGCGGCGTCGCTGGCCTGGGGCAAGTTCATTTATATCGATGATCTGGTGACGCGGACCGATACCCGATCCCATGGTTACGGCAAGATGATGCTGGAGTGGGTTGAGGGCATCGGCAAGGAACAGGGGTGCAGCGAGCTGCATCTGGACTCAGGCGTGCAACGGCATGGCGCGCACCGTTTCTACCTGCGCGAACGCATGGACATAGTGTTTTACCACTTCAAGAAGATGCTTGGCTGA
- a CDS encoding phosphopantetheine-binding protein gives MNIKQQILALISEHTEPSLPVDQIAEDLSLQEIGIDSLRFMLLVLALEELLGQSGFNVGSISQVRSVGDLIAMAA, from the coding sequence ATGAATATCAAACAACAGATTTTGGCGCTCATCAGCGAGCATACCGAGCCAAGCCTGCCGGTCGACCAGATTGCGGAAGATTTGTCCTTGCAGGAAATCGGAATCGACTCCCTTCGCTTCATGCTGTTGGTCCTGGCGTTGGAAGAGCTGCTGGGTCAAAGCGGCTTCAATGTCGGCTCGATTTCCCAGGTGCGTAGCGTCGGCGATCTGATCGCAATGGCTGCATAA
- a CDS encoding amidohydrolase family protein, producing the protein MIIDCHSHIACSKAVPMSFFDGWIRNIESNAPRELTPPQSKGLQLLFQRLNNDPLCDQYIDEMNAAGIDKAVLLIIDFAYSYQDEFDDLESVYQHHAEVAARHPGRFIVFAGIDPNRGRAGLDLFEKSIRDYGFAGLKIYPPCGFSPSDPRLFDYYEICSHYQLPVLTHVGPTTPALSFKYSWPIEVDDAARLFPKVNFILGHAGSVLYEEASVLAEYRPNVFLDMSGFQSELRRKRFTDILQWHKSKGLLRKILFGTDWPIHRFYGNQTDWVNAFHKAVEDKILTTEELDWIFYKNSKALLNLN; encoded by the coding sequence GTGATTATCGATTGCCATTCACACATCGCGTGCAGCAAAGCGGTGCCCATGAGTTTCTTCGATGGCTGGATTCGCAACATCGAAAGCAATGCGCCGCGGGAACTCACGCCGCCTCAGTCCAAGGGACTGCAGCTGTTGTTCCAGCGGCTCAATAACGATCCGCTGTGCGATCAGTACATAGATGAAATGAACGCCGCCGGCATCGACAAGGCAGTGTTGTTGATCATCGATTTCGCCTACAGCTACCAGGATGAGTTCGACGATCTGGAAAGCGTCTATCAGCATCATGCCGAGGTGGCAGCGCGGCATCCCGGTCGTTTCATCGTGTTTGCCGGCATAGATCCTAACCGGGGTCGCGCTGGACTCGATCTCTTCGAGAAGTCCATCCGCGACTATGGCTTCGCTGGGCTGAAGATCTATCCGCCATGCGGCTTCTCGCCCAGCGACCCGCGGCTGTTCGACTATTACGAAATTTGTTCCCACTATCAGTTGCCGGTTTTGACGCACGTCGGGCCGACCACGCCGGCCCTGAGTTTCAAATACTCCTGGCCGATCGAAGTCGATGATGCCGCCCGACTATTTCCCAAGGTGAACTTCATCCTGGGACATGCGGGCTCCGTGCTGTACGAGGAAGCCTCGGTCCTGGCGGAGTATCGCCCCAACGTGTTCCTGGACATGTCGGGCTTTCAGTCAGAGCTCCGACGCAAGCGTTTCACCGACATCTTGCAGTGGCACAAAAGCAAGGGCTTGTTGCGCAAGATCCTCTTTGGCACCGACTGGCCCATCCACCGCTTCTATGGCAATCAGACCGATTGGGTTAATGCTTTCCATAAGGCCGTGGAAGACAAGATTCTCACCACGGAAGAGCTGGATTGGATTTTTTATAAGAACAGCAAGGCATTGCTGAACCTCAATTAG